A genomic window from Periophthalmus magnuspinnatus isolate fPerMag1 chromosome 16, fPerMag1.2.pri, whole genome shotgun sequence includes:
- the LOC117384290 gene encoding histone-lysine N-methyltransferase ASH1L-like isoform X3, whose translation MDQRVKGGSPPKTSVDATSAPKGSEKDHVPEKKRKAGAEEESGDKGAVLELLIEGRCGTKGDQQLQISGKDTSCPEGNVRLRIGLQAKRTKKPPKILESYVCKPTIRTYQRQGRGALRGEAEGGVGHQSKTSSSPDEATSKEQHSGLDSVQTTSKQTASAPVTPSSLSTSSSSTTTTTTSPQPLPSAPTTAPAASAQRNKSSSQVPIKLAEKADVVSNGTSEKVKKSSLVNGLSAAHKNSSPKTDNKSQIPSPKSSQAEDIKTEASSGKKHNGLVQISKHKGQSNEKGTTSNASSEKVKSGKYNTTPSISSITKLTADSSQKELSNNNKSPSISAVTPSPPITLQPQDDPLMQPIVEKRKDKKKKSKKEKRRDRKSKRDRLEGERAKSRSEESKTKKERGREDRHKSNDVKKEQAPSKNDKTQSQECQVENTETSTDIGSCTVEEVVCDTRQDDNALDTKCRENDSVETTGDNNKSKDQDVLRNSPPIQPISTPPTSLPPLSAPSSPPEQDSRPLKKRKARRPSWTKLVHRAQKAENHEATLDSQRNPSLSFPQNPKTSLNPNESHAATSSTVPKSSSPPSTLTRSPSPKQTNPEPVTCATKTPPTPTRKRGRPKSQSGSSNEPPPKLSPNVTPTQVPIPGQDRAPSPVQLCPTESRPSPRKRGRPPKHPTQSDDQRSSSALSDHGDKRRSVPMYENRQLNIRRLINEMKKRKKKRFHKVMSSAFVAKDAKSMEATTVQTLSSLSGSLGGKFGPQINVSKRGTIYMGKRRGRKPKVQSGISHSSSQPSLFTSAPETSLFSQPPASHPFPSPSLTHSSGAQSPYSEHSFTDPSPCLLFSQPFSLPSPSSSCTSPRPPSSSSLSSFVRKSCPCQGRPHFPFHQSTCKLSTPTTSLQHAPGSPPGHLKEATTSPRSESHSEETLPSDSGIGTDNNSICERGEMRGTRGMLRVGHSSGIVLSSQKHPASILDHPSPVSSPLLSRHTNPNAHRDRHRHRRRDFDCSSSCSCLCPCSGQSKCVQSDFYSCHNALKRQKNKHKKKQQQIMQMQDPEFLSELEDLIAVFSEMHIGRRSWARAGLVHGYDGGSPGGRRHHSSHSMRSNIFRINLNGFYSPHPSNYPHNPSFPTQSFYSCHPVHCSRKLDRRQCSCSSKFQDSIENMYRSYPSLYNHLPNSYPLPSPSQFPLHQSPHILLNPARFHRRRNRLMRDGSVGGEDCPRGSGHAGSGLTSNFSCGCGRSEHKHKHKHRHRHCDEEDKIQEDEVDRERFGSKQRPGFIFRQEEIGRKTTRGLGSMLSKESPWSRQNGSDCFSSVTASSSTERFKQIPLTSVGLGSTHLSSFGGGWGALGHNWTKYSGLGGTTFGGWTGFNSEKQQTNKTVAAGVEEDDDDEEDDEEESSVYRTSPAPVHTNLFTSAAMETGARGLRWGGDRPWRREEPAWMERRETGSHRDSRNWGPPKNVPPSDNGSVNKRRPGRPRKHPLPSAASPPAHSTSSGFKSVPEVQAGIEAQRRERAEPGLLTEAELQAKRKKSRQRRHSPSPPHQSTVC comes from the exons GGGGAATGTGAGACTCCGAATCGGACTCCAGGCCAAGCGCACCAAGAAGCCGCCCAAGATCTTAGAGAGCTATGTGTGCAAGCCCACTATTAGGACCTATCAGAGGCAGGGCAGGGGGGCGCTGAGGGGGGAGGCAGAGGGGGGAGTGGGTCACCAGAGCAAAACCAGCTCCAGTCCAGATGAAGCAACCAGCAAAGAGCAGCACTCGGGCTTGGACAGTGTCCAGACCACCTCCAAACAAACGGCATCTGCTCCAGTCACACCATCGTCATTATCAACATCGTcatcatcaacaacaacaacaacaacatcaccgCAGCCACTGCCCTCAGCTCCCACCACAGCCCCTGCAGCTTCAGCTCAGAGGAACAAGTCCAGCAGTCAG GTCCCAATCAAACTGGCTGAAAAGGCTGATGTTGTTTCAAATGGTACATCGGAGAAAGTGAAGAAAAGTTCATTAGTGAATGGTCTTTCAGCTGCACATAAAAACTCCTCACCCAAAACTGACAATAAATCTCAAATTCCATCTCCAAAATCTTCCCAAGCTGAGGACATAAAGACTGAAGCCAGCTCCGGCAAGAAACATAATGGTTTGGTGCAGATATCCAAACACAAGGGTCAATCAAATGAGAAAGGGACTACCAGCAATGCATCTTctgaaaaagtcaaatctggAAAGTATAATACCACTCCATCTATCTCTTCAATAACAAAATTGACAGCAGACAGCTCTCAAAAAGAACTGtcaaataataacaaatctCCATCTATCTCAGCTGTCACCCCCTCGCCTCCCATCACCTTGCAACCCCAAGATGATCCTTTAATGCAGCCTATTGTGGAAAAAAGGaaagacaaaaagaagaagTCTAAGAAAGAAAAACGAAGGGATAGAAAATCAAAGCGTGACAGATTAGAGGGGGAGAGGGCAAAGAGTCGCAGCGAGGAGAGCAAGacgaagaaggagagagggagagaggatcgGCATAAATCTAATGATGTTAAAAAAGAACAAGCCCCgagtaaaaatgacaaaacacaaagccAGGAATGTCAAGTTGAAAATACAGAAACTAGTACAGACATTGGTAGTTGTACGGTAGAAGAGGTTGTTTGTGATACTAGACAAGATGATAATGCTCTAGACACAAAATGCAGGGAAAATGATTCAGTGGAAACAACAGGTGATAACAATAAATCAAAAGACCAGGACGTTTTGAGAAATTCGCCTCCAATCCAACCCATCTCCACGCCTCCCACCTctttgcctcctctctctgccccctcctcccctccagAGCAAGACAGCCGCCCGCTAAAGAAACGAAAAGCCCGCAGGCCCAGCTGGACAAAGTTGGTGCACCGAGCTCAGAAAGCGGAAAATCATGAAGCCACTTTGGATTCCCAGCGTAATCCCTCCCTCAGTTTTCCCCAGAACCCAAAGACATCCCTTAATCCCAATGAGTCACATGCAGCCACTTCCAGTACTGTTCCCAAAAGCTCCTCCCCACCGTCTACTCTAACTAGGTCTCCATCTCCCAAACAGACAAATCCAGAGCCGGTTACATGTGCCACGAAAACTCCACCAACCCCAACTCGTAAAAGAGGACGGCCTAAATCTCAATCTGGCAGCTCCAATGAACCACCTCCAAAACTTTCCCCGAATGTTACCCCCACACAGGTGCCTATTCCTGGGCAGGACAGAGCACCTAGTCCAGTGCAGCTATGTCCCACCGAGAGTAGACCCAGCCCGAGAAAGAGAGGCCGCCCTCCCAAACATCCGACCCAAAGCGATGACCAGCGTAGCTCCAGTGCACTGAGTGACCATGGCGACAAGAGGAGAAGTGTTCCTATGTATGAAAACAGGCAGCTAAACATCAGGAGGTTGATAAATGAgatgaagaagagaaaaaagaagagatttCACAAAGTAATGTCATCTGCTTTCGTGGCAAAAGATGCTAAATCAATGGAGGCTACAACAGTACAAACACTCTCATCTCTGTCTGGCTCCTTAGGGGGTAAGTTTGGTCCTCAAATTAATGTCAGTAAAAGAGGGACTATCTACATGGGAAAAAGGAGAGGCCGAAAACCAAAAGTGCAAAGCGGCATCTCCCACAGCTCCTCTCAACCATCTCTGTTCACCAGTGCTCCAGAAACGTCTCTCTTTTCGCAGCCTCCCGCCTCTCACCCCTTCCcgtccccctccctcacccacTCAAGCGGAGCCCAGAGCCCTTACAGTGAACACAGCTTCACCGACCCTTCCCCGtgtctgcttttctctcaacctTTCTCCctaccctctccctcctcctcctgcacctccccgcgacccccctcctcttcctcgctgtCTTCGTTTGTGAGGAAGAGTTGTCCTTGCCAGGGCAGACCGCACTTCCCATTCCACCAGTCGACGTGTAAGCTCTCCACTCCCACGACTTCACTGCAGCACGCACCTGGCTCTCCTCCGGGCCACCTGAAAGAGGCCACTACATCCCCCAGGAGCGAGTCCCACAGCGAGGAGACTTTGCCTAGCGACAGTGGAATCGGGACGGATAACAACAGCATATGCGAGCGAGGAGAGATGCGAGGGACCAGAGGGATGCTAAGAGTAGGTCACTCCTCCGGGATTGTCTTAAGCAGTCAAAAACATCCTGCTTCTATCCTCGACCACccctcccctgtctcctctccgcTATTGTCCCGACACACCAACCCAAATGCGCACAGGGacagacacaggcacagacGTAGAGATTTTGACTGCTCCTCTTCTTGCTCGTGCCTATGCCCATGTTCAGGGCAAAGTAAATGCGTTCAGTCAGACTTTTACTCCTGCCACAATGCActgaaaagacagaaaaataaacataagaAGAAGCAACAGCAGATTATGCAAATGCAAGATCCAGAATTTCTCTCAGAGTTAGAAGATCTGATTGCGGTGTTTAGTGAGATGCACATCGGGCGGAGAAGTTGGGCGAGGGCCGGTCTGGTGCATGGCTACGACGGGGGTAGTCCTGGAGGAAGAAGGCACCACTCCTCCCACTCAATGCGCTCCAATATATTTCGCATAAACTTAAATGGATTCTACTCACCTCACCCCTCCAACTATCCACACAATCCCTCCTTCCCAACCCAGTCTTTCTACTCATGCCATCCAGTGCACTGCAGCCGTAAGCTCGATCGAAGACAGTGCAGTTGCTCGTCGAAATTTCAGGATTCAATTGAAAACATGTATAGAAGTTACCCAAGCCTTTATAACCATCTCCCCAACTCCTATCCTCTACCTTCTCCCAGTCAGTTCCCTCTCCACCAATCTCCACACATCTTACTCAACCCGGCACGTTTCCATAGGCGTAGGAACAGACTGATGCGGGACGGGAGTGTCGGGGGTGAAGATTGTCCGAGGGGGAGCGGCCATGCTGGATCGGGGCTCACGTCAAACTTCTCCTGCGGGTGTGGGAGAAGCGAACACAAACATAAGCATAAGCATCGGCACCGACATTGCGACGAAGAAGACAAAATACAGGAAGACGAGGTGGACAGAGAGAGATTTGGTTCGAAGCAAAGACCAGGGTTCATTTTTAGACAAGAAGAAAttggaagaaaaacaacaagggGGTTAGGGAGCATGCTGTCCAAAGAATCACCGTGGTCACGTCAAAACGGATCGGATTGTTTCTCATCTGTCACCGCGTCTTCGTCAACTGAAAGATTTAAACAAATACCATTAACATCTGTTGGTTTGGGGTCGACTCATCTGTCGTCATTTGGGGGAGGCTGGGGCGCCCTGGGACATAACTGGACAAAATACAGCGGCCTAGGAGGGACAACATTCGGCGGTTGGACGGGCTTCAATAGCGAAAagcagcaaacaaacaaaacggtTGCAGCAGGTGTCgaggaggatgatgatgatgaagaggacGATGAGGAAGAGTCATCAGTTTACAGGACATCGCCGGCACCAGTACACACAAACCTGTTCACATCCGCAGCTATGGAGACCGGAGCAAGGGGGTTGCGGTGGGGAGGGGACAGGCCGTGGAGGCGGGAGGAGCCAGCctggatggagaggagagaaacag GTTCACACCGTGATTCAAGAAACTGGGGGCCACCGAAAAATGTACCACCTTCAGACAATGGGTCAGTTAATAAAAGGCGACCAGGGAGACCCAGGAAGCACCCTCTACCGTCTGCAGCCTCTCCCCCAGCACACTCCACCTCCTCTGGGTTTAAGTCTGTGCCTGAAGTGCAGGCTGGCATCgaggcacagaggagagagagagcagaaccAGGGCTCCTGACAGAGGCTGAGCTGCAGGccaagaggaagaagagccgccagaggagacacagcccctcccctccccaTCAGAG CACTGTGTGCTAA